A portion of the Oxynema aestuarii AP17 genome contains these proteins:
- a CDS encoding Hpt domain-containing protein → MDADKNQQILGYFIEEAKEHLETLERGLLDLKTTLQDPEQVNELFRAAHSVKGGAAMLGFSSIQKTAHRLEDSFKVLKEQPVAVDQKLESLFLKGFDTLQELLESLQGPFGLREDEADKVVQKSDPVFQELQNYLNSLVGGGAPGGGGDGEAASGKMSEDAALAAIALLRQMLDLFRQAEDENNRQRLRTFCNQLAEMHSDLEGWQQLIAMADAAIARSENNYKTLAPVVIKEIKQATDLIALDKTDLVGPSPVLLDLAGKSVNPGVNLAENQAIIDLEPKAAAKILLKNLNKQQVTTLVKLLVKAVQSS, encoded by the coding sequence GTGGACGCCGATAAAAATCAACAGATTCTAGGGTATTTCATCGAAGAAGCCAAAGAACACCTAGAAACCTTAGAACGGGGGTTGCTCGATCTCAAAACGACCCTCCAAGACCCGGAACAAGTCAACGAACTGTTTCGCGCCGCTCACTCCGTTAAAGGGGGAGCGGCCATGTTAGGATTTAGCAGCATTCAGAAAACAGCCCACCGCCTCGAAGACAGTTTTAAAGTTCTCAAAGAACAACCCGTCGCCGTGGATCAAAAACTCGAATCCCTGTTTCTGAAAGGCTTTGACACCCTACAAGAATTACTAGAAAGCCTGCAAGGGCCATTCGGTCTGCGAGAAGACGAAGCCGATAAAGTCGTCCAAAAGTCGGATCCGGTTTTTCAAGAACTACAAAATTATCTCAACAGCTTAGTCGGTGGGGGCGCCCCGGGAGGCGGGGGCGACGGTGAGGCAGCATCGGGAAAAATGTCAGAAGATGCGGCCTTGGCGGCGATCGCCCTGTTGCGGCAAATGCTCGATTTATTCAGACAAGCAGAAGACGAGAACAACCGCCAGCGTCTGAGAACCTTTTGCAATCAACTTGCCGAAATGCATTCCGATTTAGAGGGGTGGCAGCAGTTAATCGCGATGGCGGACGCGGCGATCGCCCGCAGCGAAAATAACTACAAAACCTTAGCCCCGGTCGTGATTAAAGAAATCAAACAAGCCACCGATTTAATCGCCTTGGACAAAACCGATCTGGTCGGTCCGAGTCCAGTGTTACTCGATTTAGCGGGAAAATCGGTCAACCCCGGGGTCAACCTCGCCGAAAATCAAGCGATTATCGACCTCGAACCGAAAGCGGCGGCAAAAATCTTATTAAAAAATTTAAACAAACAGCAAGTGACCACCTTGGTCAAACTGCTCGTCAAAGCGGTGCAATCGAGTTAA